The genomic region AATGGTCCCTATATAAATCCAATACTATTATGGTAAGCAGTACATGGGTTACGGCATATGGCATATTTACAGCTTAATTCTTTTTTTAGCCAGGTTTCTTGTTAGGCTGTTTATATCTTTTGAAATCTTTTTCCTGGTTTTCCTGACCTCTGCAGTGCCTTCTTTCTTAAGCCTTTCCTGGATCTTGGCCTTTTCTCTCATCATCCTGTTGATAATTTCCCCTGACTGCTTATTGTCTAGAATCCCTTTTTTGACCAAAGCCCTGACTGTATTTTCCGCCTTTTTTCGGGTGAGAGAGGCTGCTCCGACTCCCATTAAAAATATATCTCTTATTGTTTCTTTCATTTAGACCACCTTTCTTTTATTATTGATATAAATAGTAAGATAACCAAAAAAGCTGCTGCTGAAAATGACAGGGCACTTATTAAAGGCAAGCCTAAAAATATCTCTTCGCCTACATTAATAGTCAGGCTGCCTGAGATAAGAAGCGCAGCAATGATCATGCCATAAGTGAGGCGATTGCTGGACTTATCTAGTTCGAGAGAGAGTTTTTGTATATCTGTATCGCGCATTTCTATCTTTATTTTTCCTTTCTCTAATTTCTCCAAAACACGCGCTAACCGAGAGGGTATTTTCCCCATGGTCTTTTTGGCGCCAAAAAGGCCTAAAATTCCCTTTTTAAGCACATTTTTTGGCTGGTACCTTTCAGCTATTATTTTTTCCAAAAATGGCTGGGCCATTTCGTGCAGCCTGAAATCAGGATAATACATAAGGCCGATTCCCTCTATTGTAACAATAGACTTTCCAAAAAGGACAAATTCCCTGGGTATTTTTATGCCGAACCTAAAAGCTATGTCCAAGACTTCCTCCATTACACTGCTTATCTTAATGTCCTTTAACCTGCCCTTTTGCAGTGGAAATATGACTTCATTTACATTTTTCCTGAATGCTAACATATCTATTTCTTCTGTATTGCCTAAATCAAGCAATTTTTCTACAACATTTTCTGAATTTCCTTCCATGATTCCTATAAAGATGTCGGTGACCATATCTTTCATGTAGTCATCAAAATAGCCAACTATGCCGAAATCAACAAAGCCGACTTTATTTGACTTCAAAGCGAAAATATTGGAGGCATGGGGGTCTGCATGAAACAAGCCGTGAATAAATACCTGCTCCAATATAGAATAGAAGCCGTTTTGCAGCGTCTTCCTGATATCAATATCTTCTGACTTTTTGCCTTTTAACTTATGCAATTCCACTCCTTCAAGAAACTCCATCACAATAATATCTTCATTGCAGTATTTCTCATACACTTTAGGTATTTTTGTTGTCCTGCTTTTTCTGAAATTGTCATAGAATCTCTGAATATTCTCTGTCTCAACCCTAAGGTAGATTTCCTTTTGTGTCCATTCGGAGAACTCCTCAACTATTGCCTTGGGATGGTATTTCGCAACTGCGCTTATGTGTTTTTCGATAAGGGAAGCTATGAAATGCATAATCTCTATGTCTTTTTTTACTGTCTCCACAATGCCCGGCCTTCTTACCTTAACTGCTACCTTCTCCCCTGTTTTAAGATAGGCCTTGTGGACCTGCGCTATTGAGGCAGACGCTTCAGGCTTTTTACTGAACTTAGAAAAAATCTGCTCTAGCTTTTTTCCTGTGCCCTTTTCTATTGTTCTTTTGGCTTCAGCGTAGGAAAAAGGCTCGACATTGTCCTGGAGATTTTCTAGCTCCTGCATATAGTTTTTAGGGACAAGATCAGGCCTTACGCTAAGAATCTGGCCCAGCTTGACAAAAGTAGGCCCCAGGCGCTCCAGTGTCTTTCTAAGCCTCACTTCAGGAGGTATCTTTTGCTTTTTCCTTGCTATCTTTTTCTTTATCGGCACAAATTTGCTTAACTTTGCATTTTCCAGGAGAATATGGAATCCTTCCTCAAACAGCACCTGAATTATCTCTTTGAACCTCTTAAAGTCTGCAATATCCCGCTTCAGCCTTAACATCATAACCTCTTTTTTATGCTATTTCTTTTTTAACCCATGCTTCATACCTTGATTCTGAACCTGAATCCAACAAGGAGATGCACGGAAGATCATAGGAGTGTATGCTTTGTACTTCTTTGATAATGCTGTCAAATTTGCTTTTTATGGTTTTGCCAAGCGCTGCATATTCCTTATCCTGCTGTATCTTATTTTCCCACCTATAAATTGACTCTATGGGAAATATGTTGGCACAAGCTATCAATTTTTTTGCCAGCAGGTGCTCTGATATCCTGAGAGCTTCTTTTCTGTCTTTGCAGGTAATGTATACAAGTACCATGTTAATGTATAGATTATTCTATTTATTAAGGTTTTGCTGCAGTAGGGTGAAATGCGGCTCGAAAAAATGCCATAGATTTAAAAACAGCCCCTTATTAATATTGTTATGGCTAAATGTAATTTGGGAAAATTAAGAAAAATCAATCTGGAATTAACCAAGAAAAAGATTAGGGAGGATGTCAACGAAGACAACCTTATCTGCCAGTCTGCCAACTGTATTCATGATATGGACAGGGTTGCTAATATATTATCAAAACGCTTAAGAGAATGGTATTCCCTTTATAATCCTGAATTTGAGAAATCCATATCCAATAACAAGAAATTTTGTGAACTGATCAATAAGCAGCCGAAGAAGCAGCCGCTTAAGGAAATTGGAGCGGAATCTTCTATGGGCGGAGAACTGGGAAAGACAGACCTTGAGCCTATTCTTGGCTTAGCCAAGGAGATACTGTCTTTATATAATTACCGGGAGAGAGCAGAAAAATATCTTGAGGAATTAATGGAAAAATACTGCCCTAACCTTAAGGAAGTTTCCGGCAGCATAATCGGGGCCAAGCTTATAGAGCATACCGGCTCGCTTAAGAAGCTGGTCATGATGCCTGCTTCTACTGTACAAATATTGGGGGCGGAAAAAGCACTTTTCAGGCATATGAAGACGGGAGCAAGGCCGCCGAAATTTGGCATTATTCATGACCACCAATTTATCCAGCAGACAAAAAAAGCTCAGCAGGGAAAAAGGGCAAGAGCTTTGGCAGATAAAATATCTTTAGCTGTAAAAATGGATTATTTTAAAGGCGAATTTATAGCAAAGAAACTAAAAAAAGAACTGGAAGAGAAATTCAAATGAAAGACTGGAACCAGATTTTCACGGAAAAAGGAGTTATCCACAAAGATCCGGATAAGGATTTAATAAAAATAATTCCTCTTCTGAAAAAATATAATGTAAAAAAAATCCTTGACGTAGGATGTGGCATGGGAAGGCATCTTCTTATACTAAAAAATGAGGGTTTTGAGGTATACGGTTGTGATATATCAAAAAAAGCAATAAAAAGTTCT from Candidatus Woesearchaeota archaeon harbors:
- a CDS encoding divalent cation tolerance protein CutA, which encodes MVLVYITCKDRKEALRISEHLLAKKLIACANIFPIESIYRWENKIQQDKEYAALGKTIKSKFDSIIKEVQSIHSYDLPCISLLDSGSESRYEAWVKKEIA